The DNA region TAGTATAATCGTAAGATCCAACATAGGTCGGTGATGAATGAAATGGCTAGATATGATGAGCGTGACACCATCTTTGCCCGGATGAACTACGAAGTCGACTCACCGGAGTACTGTGACTACTACTCAAGGCATCCCGAGTTGAAAGAGGTTGATGACGAACTGCGCGGCAAGCCGGATCTGTGCGATTCAAGTGCCCCGTCTTACGATCCGATTGAAGCTTCGGAAGTTCGTTCGAATTTCTCCCTTATAGAAGAACTTAGGTCTCTATGCGAGTGCAAATCATCAACCGACAGACTCCATGTAGAGCCATCGAGCATTACGGATCTAATCAAACTAATAGCCCTCGATTCCGGGGCAGATCTCGTAGGTGTGGCGGAAATGAAACCGGAGTTCTATTACAGTTACAGAGGCAGGCATAAAGAACACTACGGAGAGGAAATAAGCGAACTGCTTCCTTACGGAATCGTTTTCGCGGTCGAGATGAAGAGAGAAATGATCGACACAGCGCCGGTGATGACCGCAATGGTCGAGAGCTCCAGAACTTACCTGAAGGCCGCCACGATTGGACTAGGCATTTCCCATTTTCTCCGCGGCCTGGGATACTCGGCAAGGAATCATATGGATGGGAATTATCTCGCAATTCTCCCTCTAATAGCGACAGCCGCAGGACTTGGCGTTTTCGGAAGACACGGTCTTCTCATCTCTGACAGGTTCGGCCCAAGAATCAAGCTCGGACTTGTAACCACGGACGTGCCTTTGAGGTGCAGCCAACCACTCAATGTCGACCTCGAGAGATTCTGCGGCAATTGCGGGCTCTGCTCGAGAGAGTGCCCCACTTCTGCAATACCAGGCAATGGACGGGAGCTCGACAACTGTAATAGGAGATGGAAAATCAACCACGAGCTCTGTTACTCCTTTTGGAGGTCGAATGGTACCGATTGCGGTATCTGCATGAAGGTCTGCCCCTTTTCGAAGGGAATCGGCTTTTCCCAATTTACGAAATCACACGACAAAGTGCTTTGATTCCGAAATTCTCGGCTGCCTTATCCAGCGTTTTCGGGCCAGAGAGAAGCCGCCGCCATCATCGAATTTGGCTTTTCGAGGGATCTATGTAACAATAAACATATAAGACTATTAGGAGGGATAACCATGAATGAGGTAATTAACACAATCATCGAGTGGGCCATCAGAATAGGGATCAGCATTGTTATCCTACTGGTGGCAAAATGGCTTGCGGGCCTCTTCTACAAAGCATTCTTAAAATTCGCGGAGAAGACATCAGTTGTCTCCACTCAATATCAGAAAACCATGAGAACGCTTTTCAATCTGGCCTTCTATGCGCTGGCAACCTTCATAATTGTCTCGGTTCTCTTCAAGAATCTGGCCCCGGTCCTTGCCGGACTTGGAGTATCCGGTATCATTGTAGGTCTCGCCGTCAAGGAGCCTCTTGAGAATTTCATATGCGGAATTCTTATAATGATCAACAAACTCGTCTACGAAGGGGAAGCAGTCGATATCGGTGGAACCTCAGGTGGAGTGCAGGAGATAAAACTGAATCACGTCCTGATCAAAACCTGGGACGGAAAGCTCGTCACCATACCGAGCAGAAACGTCTGGGCCGCAACGATAATTCACTTCTGGCCTGAGAACATAAGAAGAAACGATCTTACGGTAGGTGTTTCGTACTCGAGCGACCTGAACAAAGTGATGAAGATACTCGAAGAATCTGTGAACTCTTATGAAAAGCTATATGTAGACGACAATCATAAGCCCATGATCCAGTTCACCGGTTATGGCGCCTCTTCGATCGACTTCGTCGTAAGGTTCTGGGTGGAGAAACCGAACTTCATAGACTCCAGCACCGAACTGGCGAAGATCATAAAATCAAGGTTCGACGAAAACGACATAGAGATACCATTCAACCAGCTAGATCTGCATATAAAAGACGGCCCCGCAGAAGGTATAAAGCTGGCAAAGAAGGAGAGCTGACGAAACCTGCTGCGCGAGGATGTACTTTCTAACCTGAGGGACTACCGAGGTTGCAGGTAGGGGGTTGCGCGGTACGAAAAAACTTTAGAGCGTGATTTTTAAACAAATTCAGATGACGGGCTGTGCATTTGTGGTGTGATTCTGTCATCATTGCACCGCTGATGCTTTTCGGCGCCCTGTGTCCAGTGTTTTTTTACCAGACCCAAAACTCCAGACCCTAGACCCGGCTCATCTCGGAGAACGGGGGACGGATGACGGAGAACCAAGGAATCAGTTCCAAGTTCCAAGTTGTGAGTTGCATGTGAGAATAGATTCGATCCAAACGGATGTAGGGGCGTGCGGCTGCACGCCCGCTGTCAACAATGATCAGTCTTCCCAAGGATGAGATCGTCCTCTTCAATAGTTTAACGAACCGAATTCTGGGCAGAATCATGTCTGAATAACGCAAAGAATGTCATCCCGAACTCTTTTCGGGATCTGGGATTTTCTAAGAACCGTGGTCGGGGGTAGCGGGTCGGTGGTAGGAAAGAGCGAAGTGAAACCGGTTCTCCGTTGGACGGTTCTCCGTTCGCCGAAAAGAACAGTTGCAAGTTGTGAGTTGCATGTGAGAATAGATTCGATCCAAACGGATGTAGGGGCGTGCGGCTGCACGCCCGCTGTAAACAACGATCAGTCTTCCCAAGGATGAGATCGTCCTCTTCAATAGTTTGACGAACCGAATTCTGGGCAGAATCATGTCTGAATAACGCAAAGAATGTCATCCCGAACTCTTTTCGGGATCTGGGATTTTCTAAGAACCGTGGTCGGGGGTAGCGGGTCGTGGTAGGAAAGAGCGAAGTGAAACCGGTTCTCCGTTGGACGGTTCTCCGTTCGCCGAAAAGAACAGTTGCAAGTTCCAAAATGTGAGTTGCATGTGAGAATAGATTCGATCCAAACGGATGTAGGGGCGTGCGGCTGCACGCCCGCTGTCAACAACGATCAGTCTTCCCAAGGATGAGATCGTCCTCTTCAATATTTTAACGAACCGAATTCTGGGCAGAATCATGTCTGAATAACGCAAAGAATGTCATCCCGAACTTGTTTCGGGATCTGGTTTTGCGGTCTCAGCTGGGGACGGAGGACCTTTGACGGACAACGTTGTCTTCACAGCGACCAGCGGTTTCTTTCTCTTAAGCGCACAGCGAAGAACCAAGGACGGTTCTTTGCAGCGATCAGCGGGTCCTTGGTTTTAAGCGTAGAGCGGTTTCTAACGCGAGATCCCGTGCAGGAACATCACGGGATGACAAAGTGAGTAGATTTAGGGGCAGGTTCTACGGGATGACCGAAGAGGCGCCCATCAGGTCATGCTTACGGGATAACAGTCCTTCATGTCATTCTGAAATGCTCCTGTTCAGGATCTGGGCTTGGGTCTCAGCGAAGGACGGGTCCATGATCCGGGACGAAGGACCAAGGACGGCTCTTCACAGCGATTAGCGGACCGCCTAGTGTTCACCATCGTATTTCTGCTCATTGAGATACGCCTTCAATGCCTCGTCGATCGTCATGGGCTCCAAAATCACCGGCTCGTAATTCATCTCGGCGAGTTTCTTCAACGATCCCTTTCCCATGGCTGCGCCGATCCAGACCGAGCAGTCGCCGATGACCTGGAGGATCTCGTCAACCTCGGCATGCTTGTGACTCTCATAATAGGGATTCTGCCTCGCTTCAACCTTAATGGCGCACTTTCTTTCGTCGAGCTCATAGATATCGTAGTACCTTGACTGCCCGAAGTGGTCGTCGTTCAATTTGAAGCCGTCATTTGTACCGATTGCGATTAACTTCCCCATCTCTCATCCTCCCGATCGTCTTCCTGCAAGGATGTATCTGTAAAAATCCTTCCCGCGATAGGAGTTCTTCTCGACGTTCGGATTCCTGCTAAGTCTCTTCAGAAGATCTACGACAAACTCATCATTGAACTGCGACTCTACGAAACTCTTTATGTCATTTTCCGACATTGGGTGGCGCTTGATGATCTCGATCACTGCATCCAGTGATTTTTTCTCGGAGGTAGTGAAACTGCTGACCGGAAGGTTCTCGATGCTCTCCGCCTTCAGAAGAGCACGAGCGTATCTTAGCGTCTCTTCTTCAGGTATTTCCACATTTTCTTCTGCCGGTGGTCTGGCAGGGACATTTATGTACACTCTTGCCGGGCCAAGCAGCTCGATCCTATTCTTCAGTTCTCCAAGAAATCTGTCGCTGTCGTTGTAATCCTTGATCAGCATCACTTCAAGCCATATTTCTCCTTTGAATTCCTTCGAAAATTCGAGCAGACCATTATAGACTCTTTCGTACCTTAGCTTTCCAAAAGGTCTGTTTATTTTTCTGAAGCTCTCCTTATCAATGGCATCAAGGGTCGGCATGACAATATCGAAGTCAAGTATCTCTTCTCTCAATGTCCTCTCATATAGAAGCGAGCCATTTGTGATTAGCACAAGCGGCTTATCTGTAAGTTCTCTGAGTCCGTTTACAATTGAATCCAAGGGCTTGTACAGAGTCGGTTCACCTTCTCCAACAACTGTCACTACATCGAAGGAATCCTTGCCGTATTTCTCTATGAAGCTTCTAGCCTCGTTTAAGATTTCCTCCGCAGGATAGAAGGTCTGCCTGGTATTGGTCATGTTAGTCGTTCTGCCAAGCTGGCAGTAAATGCACGAGTAATTGCATGTCTTGAACGGTATCGTACAGACCCCTAGAGATCTGCCAAGTCTTCTTGAAGGAACCACTCCGTATACATGGCTCAAACGAATCACTTCCCTAACAGTATTGTTTGGCTATCTTCCTCCTTGTCCTCCCATTCCCTTTCCCTGTCCGCCTCCGCGCCTGAGACCCATTCCTCCACATCTACCCGATCGAAGAGAGGGATTCTCGGAGTTCGGCCTTATGGCATTTACGGGGCAAGCGCTGAAACACCTGCCACATTTGGTGCAAAGCGCGTCGTTGATATATGCCTTATCCGCCTTCATTACGATAGCTCCTTCCACCGGACAGGCTTTGATACACAGTCCACATCCGGTGCACATATCTTCTCTTATCCAAGGCAATATAAACATCTCCTTCATCTTTATATATGTTTATTGCATATATATTATATCACCACGAAATCCCCTTTCACAAATCTCTAGAAGACTCCGACAAACATCCCGAGCAGAAGCTTCTTCCATAGACTTTCCAAATGAGACGATCACTTGCCATTCGGCTTCGCCAGTATTGATTGTTACTTGTGAAACAGGATTTATCGTCTAGAATAGGAATCATCACACACTCAATTGGAGGTGTAAGAATGAAATCTACTATTTCCAAGAAAGCCGTCTTTTCCATTGTCCTTGTTCTTTTTCTCGGGTCTGTTGCCCTGGCTCAGCCAATTACCTTCCTCGTGAATCCCGATTACGATCCCTTCAGCTACCTTGAGGAAGGCCATCTGAAGGGCTTCCTCGTCGATCTGATCGGATCGCTTGAAAGCGAAACGGGCATAGAAGTCGAGATGAAGCCCGTCAAATTTGACGAAGCCCTCGAGATGTTGCAGGGTGAAGGAAGATACTGCATTCCCTCTCTTGTCTTCACGACACAGAGGAAAGCTCTTTATCAATGGGCGGGGCCCGTTGCCATAACGAACACTTACCTCTACACGACCGAAGAACTTTCGGGTGAATTCAAATCACTCGAGGATGCTAGAAACGCAAATTCCGTAGGTGTGGTAAGCGAATACTATTCCCACAAACTCTTGGAGGAGCAGGGGTTTGACAACCTTATAGTTTTTGAAGACGAAGGGTCGTTGCTCGAAGCCCTTCTTGACGGAGATATCGAACTGGCGCCCTTCAACTCGGCAGTTCTCCAGGAACTTCTCAAAAGGGAACAAGCCTCTTATAGTCCCGTATCGACAGTCGCGATCGACCTGGATATGACATACCTCGGTTTCTCGAAGGAAGTCCCGACTGAAATCGTAGACGCATTCCAGAAGGCTCTCGATAGTCTAAAGAGATCCGGCTCCTTCTCCGAGCTCTACAGCGAATGGTTTCCCGGACAGCCCGTTCCCGGCATCTACACCTTCCTGACCGAGGAGTACCCGCCGGTAACCTTCAGGAGTGAAGACGGAGAACCGACGGGCTTCGTGACCGAAATGGTAAAGGAGATCCTACGCAGAAACGACATGTCTGCCGAGATCCTGATCGTCCCATGGTCCCTCGGTTATGAACTGGCCTCGAATCTGCCTAACATTTTCCTCTTCAGCATGGACCAGACCGAGCAGAGAAAGGAAAACTTCGAGTGGATCGGACCGGTAGGAAAGAATACCGCCTACCTCTACGGCCGCAAAGACACGGACACTCCAGCCACAGACCTCGAGTCAGCAAAGAGAGTCGACGCCATAGGCACGACGACGAACTGGTGGACCGAACAGCTCCTAAAGGAAATGGGCTTCGAGAACCTCGTTAGCTCTCTCGATCCTCTCGACACCGTCGTGCAGCTTGTCGAAGGCGAAACGGATTTGGCAGTATTCACCGACCTCACTGTCGGCGAGCTGGTCAAGAACGCAGGCTACTCCATGGACGACCTGGAAGCCCTTATTGAGCTCCAAACAAACTACTTCTACATCGCGGCTTCGAAGGGAACGAATCTCGGACTGATTTTGAACTTCCAGAAGACTCTCGACGAAATGAAGCGCGACGGAAGCTTCGAAGAAACAATCAGAGAATTCGTGCCAAACATGCTCGTGACATCGCTGCTCTGGAATTCCTCCCAGCTCGATGTGAAGGGTCTTCGAACCTCCATGAACACCCTCTCTGTAGGAGAGATAGCGACCATGGAACTCCAGGAGAACGGATCCACAGGCTATATCTGGGACGTAAAGATAACCAATCCAAACGTCGTTTCGCTGATCTACGAGGGCTCGATATTCGAAAGGAAGTTCCTTGACGATTCAGAACTCGTGGGAGCTCCCTATGACGTCCAGTGGGTATTCGAAGCCCAACAACCCGGCGAAACAGTTGTCATATTCTCCCTCAGGCGCCCCTGGGAAAGCGTCCATCCAATACAGACCTTTGCGATAAACATAATAGTCGAGTAAGAATGACAGTGTCATATGGGAGGCCTAAGGGCGGAGTTCTAGCGATTAGAGAACATACTGCCCTGCCTCCCATATCGGCACTTCAAATAAAACGGAAATTAGCATTTCTTATTCTTCATGGCGGAATAATCGCATTCTTCCCCGCTGAAAGGCTACCTGTATGTCACACACAGCCAGAATCAACAGCACTTCACTTCATCGTAATATGGTGGTGAGCATAAGCCTCATTACACTCGATCGCACAAGATATTATCCATTCTTCCGAACCCTTATAAATAGAGGATTTCAAGGTTTGATTCATGATTCTTTCTGTCGGATCTCATTACATACAGTCTGGTTTGGCAAACCCCATATTTCAGATCTACTTTATCCGCTTTTCTGAATCCAGTTGTATTATGCTCCTATAAAACATTACCCGACTTAATAATTTCGTTACCGGCTCTCGTCGGATCATTCGTATACCATTTTCCTCTAAACTCATTTCTCAATAACACTTATAAACTTATTTAGAATCATTCTTGTACAGTTTACATAGATCCGACTGTGGATAGGTCATTTGATTGAAAGCGAAATCGAGAGCAGTTTTCTTCTGTAAACTTCTGTTGAAAGGTGTCTCCCAGGATTTTAGACAAATGACCTTTCTTAGAAGATGCGGGCCAGTTCTTCATACGGAAAACAATCACGATTTCTCGAATCGAATCCAGACAAATCTCCAAAATACAGAAAGAATAACTCTTGTGAGAGCTTTCCGTTCATTTGATTCCGCCTGCCCAAAACCTGTATAATATCTTTATAATAAAAGCGGTTGCGTAAGAACCATAGTGGTATGGAAACTGTAGAACTGGGACATCTCATCCGTCTGCGTTTGAATGTTGCGTAAGAACCATAGTGGTATGGAAACTATAATGCCACTTTGAAACGGCCAACCTTGGCTTCAGGTTGCGTAAGAACCATAGTGGTATGGAAACGGTTACGGTCTTGAACTCGCCCTCCCATAGAAAGCTCCAGTTGCGTAAGAACCATAGTGGTATGGAAACCTAGAATACAGCTTTGACAGAATTTTCGCCTTGACCAGTTGCGTAAGAACCATAGTGGTATGGAAACTTATATCGTTCCATCTATCACCCTCGTTCAACATCGTTGCGTAAGAACCATAGTGGTATGGAAACGTTTCTCTGCATCTGCAGCCAGCCTTTTCATAAGATCGTTGCGTAAGAACCATAGTGGTATGGAAACATAGCAGATATTATCTGATCATTATGTTCATTTTGGTTGCGTAAGAACCATAGTGGTATGGAAACATATGATCTCGGAATACTCGGAAC from Mesotoga sp. BH458_6_3_2_1 includes:
- a CDS encoding 4Fe-4S dicluster domain-containing protein; translated protein: MARYDERDTIFARMNYEVDSPEYCDYYSRHPELKEVDDELRGKPDLCDSSAPSYDPIEASEVRSNFSLIEELRSLCECKSSTDRLHVEPSSITDLIKLIALDSGADLVGVAEMKPEFYYSYRGRHKEHYGEEISELLPYGIVFAVEMKREMIDTAPVMTAMVESSRTYLKAATIGLGISHFLRGLGYSARNHMDGNYLAILPLIATAAGLGVFGRHGLLISDRFGPRIKLGLVTTDVPLRCSQPLNVDLERFCGNCGLCSRECPTSAIPGNGRELDNCNRRWKINHELCYSFWRSNGTDCGICMKVCPFSKGIGFSQFTKSHDKVL
- a CDS encoding mechanosensitive ion channel family protein, with the translated sequence MNEVINTIIEWAIRIGISIVILLVAKWLAGLFYKAFLKFAEKTSVVSTQYQKTMRTLFNLAFYALATFIIVSVLFKNLAPVLAGLGVSGIIVGLAVKEPLENFICGILIMINKLVYEGEAVDIGGTSGGVQEIKLNHVLIKTWDGKLVTIPSRNVWAATIIHFWPENIRRNDLTVGVSYSSDLNKVMKILEESVNSYEKLYVDDNHKPMIQFTGYGASSIDFVVRFWVEKPNFIDSSTELAKIIKSRFDENDIEIPFNQLDLHIKDGPAEGIKLAKKES
- a CDS encoding NifB/NifX family molybdenum-iron cluster-binding protein, whose amino-acid sequence is MGKLIAIGTNDGFKLNDDHFGQSRYYDIYELDERKCAIKVEARQNPYYESHKHAEVDEILQVIGDCSVWIGAAMGKGSLKKLAEMNYEPVILEPMTIDEALKAYLNEQKYDGEH
- a CDS encoding radical SAM protein, which encodes MIRLSHVYGVVPSRRLGRSLGVCTIPFKTCNYSCIYCQLGRTTNMTNTRQTFYPAEEILNEARSFIEKYGKDSFDVVTVVGEGEPTLYKPLDSIVNGLRELTDKPLVLITNGSLLYERTLREEILDFDIVMPTLDAIDKESFRKINRPFGKLRYERVYNGLLEFSKEFKGEIWLEVMLIKDYNDSDRFLGELKNRIELLGPARVYINVPARPPAEENVEIPEEETLRYARALLKAESIENLPVSSFTTSEKKSLDAVIEIIKRHPMSENDIKSFVESQFNDEFVVDLLKRLSRNPNVEKNSYRGKDFYRYILAGRRSGG
- a CDS encoding DUF362 domain-containing protein, with the translated sequence MPWIREDMCTGCGLCIKACPVEGAIVMKADKAYINDALCTKCGRCFSACPVNAIRPNSENPSLRSGRCGGMGLRRGGGQGKGMGGQGGR
- a CDS encoding transporter substrate-binding domain-containing protein, with the translated sequence MKSTISKKAVFSIVLVLFLGSVALAQPITFLVNPDYDPFSYLEEGHLKGFLVDLIGSLESETGIEVEMKPVKFDEALEMLQGEGRYCIPSLVFTTQRKALYQWAGPVAITNTYLYTTEELSGEFKSLEDARNANSVGVVSEYYSHKLLEEQGFDNLIVFEDEGSLLEALLDGDIELAPFNSAVLQELLKREQASYSPVSTVAIDLDMTYLGFSKEVPTEIVDAFQKALDSLKRSGSFSELYSEWFPGQPVPGIYTFLTEEYPPVTFRSEDGEPTGFVTEMVKEILRRNDMSAEILIVPWSLGYELASNLPNIFLFSMDQTEQRKENFEWIGPVGKNTAYLYGRKDTDTPATDLESAKRVDAIGTTTNWWTEQLLKEMGFENLVSSLDPLDTVVQLVEGETDLAVFTDLTVGELVKNAGYSMDDLEALIELQTNYFYIAASKGTNLGLILNFQKTLDEMKRDGSFEETIREFVPNMLVTSLLWNSSQLDVKGLRTSMNTLSVGEIATMELQENGSTGYIWDVKITNPNVVSLIYEGSIFERKFLDDSELVGAPYDVQWVFEAQQPGETVVIFSLRRPWESVHPIQTFAINIIVE